In Trichoderma breve strain T069 chromosome 4, whole genome shotgun sequence, the following proteins share a genomic window:
- a CDS encoding life-span regulatory factor domain-containing protein translates to MALDMWTHEFCLTCDRQVQVDGDAYCSEACRMSDFEKTPSTPSSQASSPGFSPVSYNRSGSLSSRPAPTKFFLSPAYDFNQAQPYGSTPRSSSSFGSYMSDMSPLSSNRGLTPSSSHSSLCSMQSVSSTAEASQLSDKARMELRAYAVSFEQVRLQRRRSY, encoded by the coding sequence ATGGCTCTCGACATGTGGACTCACGAGTTCTGCCTTACCTGCGACCGACAGGTCCAGGTCGACGGCGACGCCTACTGCTCTGAAGCATGCAGAATGTCCGACTTCGAAAAGACTCCCTCTACTCCCAGCTCGCAGGCCAGCTCGCCCGGCTTTTCTCCCGTCTCCTACAACAGATCAGGCAGCCTCTCCAGCCGACCTGCTCCCACCAAGTTCTTCCTGTCTCCCGCCTACGACTTCAACCAGGCCCAGCCCTACGGCTCAACTCCTcggtcgtcatcgtcgtttGGCAGCTACATGTCGGACATGTCacctctctcctccaaccGGGGCCTCACCCCCTCGAGCTCACACAGCAGCCTCTGCTCCATGCAGAGCGTATCCTCTACCGCCGAGGCGAGCCAGCTGTCAGACAAGGCACGGATGGAACTGCGAGCATACGCTGTTTCATTCGAGCAGGTCAGACTGCAGCGCCGGCGATCATACTAA
- a CDS encoding transcriptional regulator domain-containing protein — MYSKMYGEDVRFNPQLANAVAAATKASVPKSLIEGAIARGQGRSATGAQLEPMTMEILMPPNIALVADIETDNKTRSLHDLKFVVKKAGGLVGSTAFYFSRRGRAVFKPRDDGPSLTDVLEEAIEHEGTEDVEEHPDGGYLIWTEPSKLMAITEAISKRFELEVVESEIMWAANEDTKADVDSADLVESLNTLLSGLREYTEVRALFANIRQGTITDDEWDKLERHIDI, encoded by the exons ATGTACTCTAAGA TGTATGGTGAGGATGTCAGGTTCAATCCACAGCTAGCAAATGCGGttgcggcagcaacaaaag CAAGCGTCCCAAAGTCATTAATCGAAGGGGCCATTGCGCGAGGCCAGGGCCGCTCTGCAACCGGCGCACAGCTTGAGCCCATGACCATGGAGATTCTCATGCCGCCCAATATTGCTCTAGTTGCTGATATTGAGACGGATAACAAAACACGCAGCTTGCACGACCTCAAGTTTGTAGTCAAAAAGGCCGGTGGTCTTGTGGGATCAACAGCCTTTTACTTCTCAAGACGCGGGCGTGCGGTGTTTAAACCTAGGGATGATGGCCCATCTCTAACAGACGTCCTAGAGGAGGCAATTGAGCACGAGGGTActgaagatgttgaagagcaCCCTGACGGCGGGTACTTGATTTGGACGGAGCCATCCAAGCTCATGGCCATCACCGAGGCCATTTCAAAGCGGTTTGAGCTCGAGGTTGTCGAGTCCGAGATCATGTGGGCTGCGAATGAAGACACCAAGGCCGACGTCGACTCGGCTGACTTGGTGGAAAGCTTGAATACTTTGCTTTCCGGCCTTAGGGAATATACCGAAGTCAGAGCACTCTTCGCCAACATTCGCCAAGGCACCATCACAGATGACGAATGGGACAAGTTGGAGAGGCATATTGATATATAA
- a CDS encoding nucleotide hydrolase domain-containing protein codes for MSTIPTSALQSGSPPIIPLPFNAKQPEKVTLYPLSNYTFGVKETQPEEDPSVIARLKRLEEHFSEHGMRRTCEGILIANAFFKLPGDYLRPEDDEVEGFKARLDERLAPVGRLGEGEEAGDWEVGECLAQFWRPNFETFMYPFIPAHVTRPKECKKFYFIQLPKSKVLSVPKNMKLLAVPLFELYDNTARYGPQLSAIPHLLSRYNFEFVDENGDVVAATPGAGAPDGYVPKPKVLAGDDTDMVEENGTH; via the exons ATGTCAACCATTCCAACCTCGGCCCTCCAGTCGGGGTCTCCGCCCATCATCCCGCTGCCGTTCAATGCCAAACAGCCCGAGAAGGTAACGCTGTATCCGCTATCCAACTACACATTCGGTGTCAAGGAGACACAGCCAGAGGAGGATCCATCTGTAATTGCCCGCCTGAAGCGCCTAGAAGAGCACTTTAGTGAACATGGCATGCGCCGCACCTGTGAAGGCATCCTG ATCGCCAACGCGTTCTTCAAGCTCCCTGGAGACTACCTGCGGCcggaagatgacgaggtgGAAGGGTTCAAAGCTCGGCTGGATGAGAGGCTTGCGCCGGTAGGCCGATTGGGCGAAGGCGAGGAGGCCGGTGACTGGGAGGTTGGCGAGTGTCTGGCGCAGTTTTGGAGACCAAACTTTGAGACCTTCATGTATCCGTTCATCCCTGCGCACGTTACACGGCCCAAGGAGTGCAAGAAGTTTTACTTTATTCAGCTACCCAAGAGCA AGGTGCTCAGCGTGCCCAAGAACATGAAGCTTCTCGCCGTCCCCTTATTCGAACTCTACGACAACACCGCTAGATACGGACCGCAGCTGTCTGCCATTCCACACCTTCTCAGCCGATACAACTTTGAGTTCGTCGATGAGaatggagatgttgttgccGCAACCCCCGGCGCAGGTGCCCCCGACGGATATgtgcccaagcccaaggtcTTGGCTGGCGACGATACGGATATGGTTGAGGAAAATGGGACACATTAA
- a CDS encoding zinc-finger domain-containing protein, with product MASSQLRAVQALTRNLRASSRSFATSARRLEASAPVTGTSETAAVLETDSKAISQAPNRGAIWSRSQKPRSTAMTGPRFEQTDFALQPQPYSAMELVHKVPVTWTHDKIVSCDGGGGPAGHPRIFINTDKPEIASCNYCGTPYANEHHRKHLESLPETSYPLK from the exons atggcctcgTCCCAATTGCGAGCGGTTCAAGCGCTGACGCGCAACCTGCGCGCATCGAGCCGATCATTCGCCACCTCCGCCCGCCGACTCGAGGCATCTGCGCCTGTTACTGGCACGAGCGAAACGGCCGCTGTCCTCGAGACCGATTCGAAAGCCATCAGCCAGGCCCCCAACCGTGGTGCTATCTGGTCTCGAAGCCAGAAGCCTCGATCAACGGCCATGACCGGTCCTCGATTCGAACAGACTGATTTCGCCCTTCAG CCTCAACCCTATTCAGCTATGGAATTGGTGCACAAGGTGCCTGTTACATGGACTCACGACAAGATTGTATCGtgcgacggcggcggcggcccTGCTGGTCACCCAAGgatcttcatcaacaccgACAAGCCCGAAATTGCCTCCTGCAACTACTGCGGCACCCCCTAC GCCAACGAGCACCACCGAAAACACCTCGAATCCCTACCCGAGACTTCCTACCCCCTAAAATAG